The Dermacentor variabilis isolate Ectoservices chromosome 4, ASM5094787v1, whole genome shotgun sequence genome contains the following window.
ATACACGACGCGCCCTTTTTGTGTGGGAGCCGCTTGGGGCAAGTGTACAAGTGTGCCTTACTTTGCGTCGCCTGTTTCTGGTCCACAGTGGCACATTCGCGGGCCGCTGTCGACCAGAGATAGTTTTCCAACAAGTGTGCGGTTAGGCAGCCAAGTCCGCGGTCGAGAACTTTTTACACTTAGATGCCAGTTACCCTTGACAACAACACGGCATGTAGTCAAAAGGTTGTTTTCACTCAACCCAGCAGTGCCGGTGCTCTTATGAATGGTAGTTTCTGTATCGCATAGTCCTGCACTTGTCTTGCTGGCTTGCGAAGCTCATACTCAAGGAGCAACTACAGGCACACAATATTTAAGCGACAGCAACAAGCGACGAGACACTTGCGAAGAACTAGAATGAGTAACGGAAGCGAGAAAGATGACACTGCATATCACTAAAAAAAGTAGTGACACACTTTCAGTGTCTGAATCAGAGTTTGCTTGCTCactggccaaataataaataaaacaattaatTGTAAAGAATGCACACCCATAAAGAAGTCAAACGTTCCACGAAACCCGAGAGTACTAGATCTAGTTTTAATGTCCTGTCTTCGCCAGCACAAATGCATTCCATGCCGCCAGCGGTAAATGCTGTGGTGCCATCTGATAGCTAGAAATCATAATACTTTCGAGAATCCATGTCTCTGTGGTTGTTTGTCCGTGCAATCTCAGATAATTTGTACTTGGTGATAAATTGAATGAAGCGAAGGCTCATTTAAACATTTATCTCTTGCTGCCACAGAGGAGAGCAAGTAGCAAGAGCAAACTTGGATTGATGGTTGCTGCCACGTTGTTATGCAATGATATGGTGGCAGGCGGGTTGCTGCACAGACTTCTGGACGACAAGTGAAATTTCTGCAAGCAGCTGAAAATGCTATATCTATGTGATGTCTTGGGATGCTGTAAGCTGTGTCCTCGCTTGGTTTCTGGCCATGCTGTcgcatttcatgaaaaaaaaaagaaagaaagaaagagaacaccGTAGTGCCGGCTGTCAGGTGCTGTTTTGCTCACCGACAGCAGTAAAGGGTGATGACGTATGCAGTGTCGCACCTCCCCAATCGTGCCAGGCAACTTAAATTGTGCTAGTTCTCTTAAACTAAGTGTTTTCTTGTCATGCAACATGCGCTGCATGGTTTCTGGAATTTAAGTCCACGTTTACATAATATTtgctgcctttagtgtccctttaaagaaaacCTTGTTCAGCATTAGGTGTGACACTAAATCCAGTATGGAGGAATGAGTGCAGTCAGCTCACCACTCGATGCCAGGCTGCCTGCTGGGGATATGCAGGGGATTGTTCTCCTGGGACACCATGCGCGAGGCCTCACGTGACGACGAGGCCTGGGTGGTACTGTCTATCGTATCCAGCACAGAGACCACCTCCGTGTTCAGCTTGGAGATCAGGTCATCCAGGCTCTTGTATGCcctgtttcaaaaacaaaaagggtTCCGTCACCTACACCAGCCATTCACAATACATGACACGTGCTTCTATCGCTCAGCATGGCTTACGTTAATGGGTGAGGGTGAAGCACAACGCAGCCAATCATACTCCCATGTCCCCATCAGGATTACCCCTATTCATATAACTAAAGCATTCACGTATCGAAGGCAGGTACTCTGTACTGATCATTTGAAACAGGTGGAGCATCAGTAGTACTGCCAGCTGCACTTACGTTAAGAAAATGCTGCCTTCGTTCAGTGAACCCACCAGAGAAAAGATGGCGACACTGCactattttcatttccctttgtcTCTCAACAAAACGAAATTCCACTGACATTTACGAGTGAACAAATCAAAGAAGTTACTTGGAGCAGGATGTTGCACAACTTTCACTGTACGCGAGAAGCAGCAGCTCAGCAAAACCGCACCAACGACTCAATGTGCCAAGCAGATGCACTGTGTACAGTAAAAGTTCTCGATACCTGCGAAATTCAGTCTTTGGTTGCTTCACAATGCAATTCATTTCATCTGTACTGATAGATTAACCAGGCACAAGCTGGTACTGTCAACATTGATGACATCAGGGTGAGCTGGTGCAGGTACTTCTTCAAAGTGGTAGTGCCACCATCAGTCTTTCATCCTtacatcttttctggcttacaaagTCTCTTCCCATGGTAAGAGTGGCTCTTTTGATATTGTAAAGGGGCAATTTACTAATACagttcaaattatttttttctttaacatgccTTCATCAATGGCTTTCTCGCCCATTCTTTTCTCAATGTTGTCGAGGAGGTCCTTTTGGAAAAGGTAAAGCTTCACACTCATTTCTTCCCTTATGTTGTCAGCATTAATGAAAGGAAACATTGTCATtcaactgaaggcagcacaaagcTAGCATGGAAAGTCGCACGTTCCTCTGAAAGAAGAAAGGGAGAACCGATTTGCCGTTGTCGGTGCTCAGTGCAAGCCAAAGCGAGTGTTTTGGCAGCTCTTTGCTGGGATCAGCAAGACCAATATTTCAAACTCCAATTTCGGAATGGTACGCTGCAACTTAGTCCAAAAGATCTTGCGGCAGCTGAGAAATTCGTTTCATTCACTCTGGCCCAGGAGAATGTTCCAGTCACGCTGAAGTGGGATGTGTTGTATTTAATGCATGCTGGCTGGAACTCCAGCAAAATTCATATCACCCTGAAATTCAAATCAACTGTGACCGTGCCAATGAGATTTGACTGTGCAAAGCAGCCTGTACAATATCCACCTTAGTATAATACCGTATGTGCCATGCTGGCACCATACTGTAACTCTACCCTATAAAAGAAGTGCTGCATGGTCTCAAAAAGTTCACATCGAGTTCAAGGCTGTGGATATGACATGCAACAGAATTGTTACCAGGGATGCAAACAAAGCCACACAAATACGAATGACAATGATTAGACTCTGCCTTGCACGCACCTGGACAGCTCGTCGAACTTGCCGCTTGCAAACTTGTTCATGGTGACATTGGTTGAAGCTGTCCTCTCCTTGCGGACATTCTGGTAAAGAATGgggccaaagtaaaaaaaaaaaaaaaaaaaatattgtagcAGTGTGACCAAGAGAATGTAATTTACAAGACTACAATGAGGCAGCTCAAAAAATGcctgcattttatttatttacactttTTATTTTGCATTAGCAGTGCTACTTATTTGTTGCAACAATTCCTAATGCTCTGTCTCTGCTTCAGATTATAGGGGTGTGCATATTTTTCCTAAAGTGTTCAAAAAACGATATTGTGcttaccgctgcactgttcttgttaAAATTATGCAGAAAGATTTCATTTTGAAGTCTACATCGttcagtgtaacacttggcacagttaattgcctagTTTTCTTAAGAAAAAAAGTGCATACTTGCCTTCGTTTATAGGGATGTGAGCTGCTGCCGCAACAGCGCAAACATAAACTTGTGTTGCCACCTGCCGGCAGTTCCAGAAAGCAGCGTTTTAGGGAGGGCTGCCACGTGTTCCAGAGGAATGGGCAACATGTAGCAACCCTCCCTGACCGACTACTTTATGCAGCTGCCAGCAGGTGCTGACAAGTTTATGCTTGTGCCATCCCGGCAGCAGCTTGCATACCCATGAACGAAGGCAACCCTGCACTTTCttcttaaaaaccaggcaattaactttGCAAAAGTGTAACACTGAACCATGTAGACTCTAGAATGcgatctttctgcaaaatttgagcacgaAACGTGCAGCGGTGAGCACAAAATCTTTTTTTCAAACGTAAGCAAAATATGCACACCCCTAGAAGTACCACTTCTAGAGGCACACACTATGCTGCCATACTACTTTATGGTCTTGAAGCAGTTCTTAAAGCAGTGCAGTTTGCACATGCTGAAAGGACGTGAACACAACTCTTTTTTAGCAATGGCACGACATCACAGCTTGCGGGGTGTAGTACCAAGCACACAATGGCATTACCGTTCAACAGGGTGGCAGATTGGGCTAACTAGTGTTCCATTATGTTGCAGGGTACTTGCCCCTGTCTGATGTGCTGCTGTTACTGCTTCATGCTATACACCCTGACACAACAGGCCTATAGGCAAGCAAACAACAGGCCCACATGCACAGTTTTGGTGCTTTTGTACAGAGTAATGACAGGTAAGTTAAACTGTTACTAACAACTACATGACAGATAACACATCCTTTTTATGCCATAAAAATCTTACCCGTATCTTTAGGTGCATAGTGGTGGCAGTGTCACCCACACTGCACTCAGATATATGTAGAATGAACCTAATGAACAAAGCTGCCTGACAATTGCAGGCTAATCCTGCAGACCCTCGTCAAGGCTGCATTTTCCCCACCTCAACACCCTACTCATCCCCTCTGCCTCCAGACACTAGAAACAAGAGGACAGCATCGCAACCTACTCCAAGGTTGAATACAGAcaacttttctttcttgtctGCACGGTAGCTTGTCAAAGCTGCTTACATGCCTGCCTACTTACCAGCACGTTCACCAGCAAAAAGCCTCCCGAAGGAATCACTTTGAGCACGTAGCGCTCAGAGCCCTGTATGGAGGCATAGCGCAGCGTGTACAGGGACTGGTTGTCATTCCACTTGTCAGGCAACAGCTCTGTGCCCTTTGAGCCTTGCGTCCACTGCAACAGGGCAGAATAATGGGACAAAAAAGGATAGTGGGGTTTAGTGTCCTTAAGCAACTCATAGGCTATGAAAGAAACCACAAAATGGGAAAGTGGGGGCAGGGGTCGCCTATGTACACAGTAGCATTATTGTATGCGAGTGTTCTTCCACGCCCCCTTCTTCGGAATGCGATagggaattaaaaaagaaaacacaacttgAACCGCGCTGCTACCAATgaaccaccgcggcgggtgaaatAAAGGAAAACGCAAATGAAGCATTCAGTGAGCACGCCCCAACGTACGACACCTAAAGCGATAATGCAGGGAAATGTTTTCAGATAATCAGATAACTTCGATCACGTAGGGGCGCATGGTTACAGTTCCGGCTGGATTAACAGGTGAACGAGGTTTAATTTTGCGTGCCTCTTTTTTTGCCTTCTGTTCGCCTTGTGTTAGTGCGTGGAGCTCTACCTTGGTAGTTACATGTACAAATTTCTAGAGGGTTCTTCTACAAAGGAAAGTGGAATCGGCAAGAGCTAGAGACGAAATAAATTGGCGAACTCGACGTTGCGCGTTTCAAGGTTTCGGCGGTCCAGAATTCTACCACGACTTACAACAAATCCGATTCTCCGAATCTAATGACTTCACAAATATATTTGCGATTGTCACCGAAGTTCACTGCTCCCGAACCTGAAATTTGTGAATGCTTCTATCCCTTGGCGGATGCAAGCACACATTAAATTGTACATTTAGCATAAACCACAAGATCCTAGGCGCTGACAATCATGCGATACTTGGATAGAAGCAGAAAATACTTTAGGGGTGCGGCGCAGTGGAGAGGACGAGACTCTTCGCGCAGTACCTGCTCTCCGATGCCATGGCAGCGCTTGCCGCTTCTCACTAGCAGGTAATGGGCCAGCAGGACGAGAGCATCGCTCTTAGACTTCAGGGTGTCCCTGCATGACTTGAAGAGCAGCTCCAGGCCAAAATACTTTTCAACGCAGGACTCCGGCACAGACTCGCCGGTGCTTGACATAGCGATATTTTGCTACGGCTTGTGCGCCGTACCGTTCCAAGTTGCGACCTCAGCAGCGCCTCCCGCGTCAGCAATGAACGCTTTCTGCCCAACGGCTTTGAGCACGAGATCCGAGATCCACGCTTCCACGAGATCTTGAGTGTCATAATAACGATGAGGATATCGTATTTGTTTGCGGTATTAAATTTACAAAGCTGCACTTTACTAAATAATGCACATTTCGGTACTGTCTGGTCCTTTGTTTCTATCAAACTACagacaaggtttttttttttttttggcgacaaAAACCGAAACTACTTTTTGACGCAACTTCAGTGCAACCTGAGTGCCAGCCGCTTCATTGAGAAGCGTGTAAAAGCTGAACACGCTGCATCAAGGGCACGAGAAGGCACATAAGAATACGCACGCAGCGCTACACACCCAAGGGCTGTGTGTGTGTATGCCATTATCCTCAGGTGTGTAGCCTGAATGAATTATGATAAGAATGATGCGTTTTTTGGCGAGATGGTAATTTGTCGCGTGAGGATGCACTAAAGGACAGCGCGTCCGCACAAAATTGAGTCCTCTCGCAAAAGGACAAGCCGTTTGTAGCTGCACATTTAGCAACAAGTTAGCAAAAGGCGTCTGATAGATTTAGTCACGGCTAGAGCATCTGGGAGTGCAGGAACCTAACTTCAGAAAGTGGGTCGGCGAGTGCATGATGGGCCAAGGATTATGAAAAGCGAGCGGCCGAGAGAGAAATTATGAAATAGCGCGTCTTGAGAAGGAGGTGAGCGAATTGCAATCGTATATGTAAGTAAGCTCCATTGAACATGTTTGATGCGCACCCCAAAAGTAGTTGTACCGTCGGGATCCGACCAGGAACCTAGGTGGAATAACTGccccaattatatatatatatatatatatatatatattagctcaGCAAGAGAATTACGGAGCGGTAGGCATGCCGGAAACGTACAGGCTTTATATTCACCCGAGAGACCATGGTGCAACTGTGCGATGAGTAAGTGCGCTATCGTGACTGCACAGATTTCAGAAAAGGTGATGAAGAATGCAGCGACCAATAGTGCGGCACGGACGCACGCTATGCAAGAAAACAATTGAAACAAGCACCAATCACTGGGATCCACAAAGCTCAGAGGATACCAATCACGGAAAGCCACGCATCTCAGAGAAGACCAATCGCTGAAAATCACGGAGCCCAACTGAGACCATTCGCTTAAAGTCATGAAGCTCAAAGGATACAATTGATCGCTGAAAAGCATGGAGCCCAACTGAGACCATTGGCTTGAAAGTCACAAAGCTCAGAGGATACAAATCGCTGAAAATCGTGGAGCTCAGAAGGATCAATTGTTGAGGACCACGAAgctctaaataataataataataataataataataataataataataataataataataataataataataataataataataataataataataataattgaggGGCGATTTATGCGAGAGAAATACGTTAACAttgcgtcgcacctctttgaggtcccagaTCAACAATTCAAACCGCGTTCAACACTTTCCAAAGTGTTGTTCCGGAGCTTAATCGGCGCACGTCCTGCCTCTTCTCTTTGAGaagcgaagtgcaactgatgaTGGCCCAATTACCCCAGGCCTGtgctgcgccaacagattccaacttgcgcctgcgaatttcttaatttcatcacctcacctagtcttttgccgttcacgactgcgtttcccttctcttggcacccattttgtaacacTAATGGCCCACCCGTTATTtaatctacgcattacatgacctgcccagctccatttctttctattaatgtcaattagaatatcggctatgcccgtttgctctctgatacgcaccgctctcttcctgtctcttgacgttacgcctatcattcttggagaaaagagcgctacgaaggcgcggactaaaagaggaacatgtaagACGTACAACgtgccttgtccgtcgtacatgtacctcttttagtccgcgtcttcgtagcactcttttcttcaagtatgcaaaaccaactcgcccacatcaagcttctgccgcctatcattcttcgttccatcgctctttgagcggtctttaacttgttttcgagcttctttgtcagtctccagttttctgccccatatgctagctaccaccggtagaatgcactgattgcacaacttcctttttagtgataatggtaagctaccGGTGAGGATCTGAGTGTCTGTCGTATGCTTtacaacccaattttattcttatGTAAATTTGATTCTCATAATCAGAGTttcctgtgagtaattgtcctataggtaaacgtattccttcgcaTACCCTAGGGGCTGACTGGCGATTctaaactcttgttcccttgccaggctactgaTCATTATATTTgctttctgcacattaatcttcaaccccactctctctgttaaggtcctcaatcatttgttgtaactcatccccagcgttgctgaacaggacaatgtcatttgcaaaccgaaggttgctgagctattcgccattgatccttactcctgaGCCGTCCCAATTTCATaaattgaatacttcttccaagcacgcagtgaatagccctggagagattgtgtctccttgtctgactactttctttataggtaccttcctatttttcttgtggcgaaatagggtagctgtggaatctttgtagatgttttccaagatatttacgtaagctgcctgtactccttgattacctaatgcctctatgactgctggtatctctactgaatcaaatgccttttcgtaatcaatgaaagccatgtagagaggctttCATAGCCtttctacatggctttcatagattacgaaaggtCTATGAAAAGAGCGTCATAGTCACTCAGCCGCAGTGGATGTTTTGTTGACGAATTACAATGGGTGAAGAGGCCCATGAGCCTCATAGATAGCAATAAGTCTCGTTCACATGCTTAGATACACGCAAGCTGCTGTAAAAATAATCAGTAGAAAGGTAATCTGAAATGACGGAGATAAATAAATTTCACGACAAATGAAATGATCGAAGTGACATTTACAATCAAGAGCATACAGTCCTTCATgacccagcaaaaaaaaaaaaaaaaaaaagaacattcgcagGGCTCAGATACTGGGCTTGTGAAGAGGCCACTATAAAGGAGGGCTTTGCTAAGCCAAACCCAGACATTGAGTTCCTCGCTGTCTCGTGTTGACGTCAAGCAAAAACTTTGCAAGACGCTTCGGAAAAATTTCGCCGAACGTTTAATTACAATGCGTATAGAGTATAatgtaagcaaaaaaagaaaagaagcataaCTAAAGTTACTGAGTACAACAGTGAAGAAAGTGCTATTTTTTCTCGACTTGTACACTCTTAAACCACTcacaccctttagggtgtatatttgccatgcaacaataatcgtcatctgtcttgtccgcatttcctttctttcacgctaccatcccggtacttccaagtcacgaacaacatgcgcgttgtcagcatgacagagcattctcaacgggaaagtagcgagcgccgcgttttcaagaaaggaagcgcaagcaagtaCAGATGACGATGATCGTTGGTTGGAAAGTATATACCCCAAAggctgtacatttgtttaagagtgtcgCGCCATTTTATATCTATATCATCTTTCGTTTCCGTGGAACCGTCACGTGTTTTCTTGGCTCCAGCGGCGCCATCACGTAATTGATGTTGGCTTCTCTCTTGAGACTTCATCTAGTGACCGCGGGCTTCCCTCTATTTAGGCAATGCCATTACTTGACCGAATTCGCCCAAAGCTTCGGTCATCACCGAGGTCACCGATGATCACCGAGGTCGCAAGGAGGGATCGTGCACGGCTGCAAGGAGCACGCGGCAACTGGCCATTAGTCCGCCATGAGCCACTCCGCATGCGTTTTCGCCTGGTGGTGCGTAGATGGAGGGTCTTTGGTTCGCTGGCTCTAGTCCAGTCCGCAGCACTTCTTTCCTCGCAATAGCACGTCCCACTCGTCGTAGCATGCATGCATGGACAAAGCGAGCCGAAGAGGTTACTTTTCTTCGAAATGTCATTTTTGCCCCAGGTGATCAACGTAAGCTGCAATGTCGCGCCCCCTGCCAACACACAATAACCTCGTCGCGCGGCGATAAGGGATGTTATTCTTGTAGCGCATTAGCCACGTGGTGCGAGTTTCCACGCAGTCACTGTGACGAAATAAGCACATACGCAGTACCCACATTCCAAGGGTTCCTGACTGTCCATttggtctgctgctgaagtgctgattggctaggggATGTTGTGCCTGGCAGTCCTTCTGGACAAAGGATGCACGCCGCGGCGAGCGTGCAACTATGGAATGTCATTCGCGCTTCATGGGGTTTTCGACGCCGTAGAGCTCGCGACGAAACCAACATCAGGTCAAGATAATTGACTAGCGATTATGTGTCGCGTCTTCGTCTGCTCAACGACTCGGAGCTGACGTACGAAACCAGTTCTGGCACCCCAAATTGTAAAGGGGTCATCGACAATGTGCAACGTTCAACAATTGCCGCAAGAAGCCTACGCTGACGACTTCGTGGGAACAACGTCGACCGGTTTCATATAAAATTGCATTTTAGGGCGAAAGACTAAAGTGGCTCGTTAGGCGAtgaccttgaaaaagaaaacgcggcgtctagtcgacTGGTAGAAAATAACCCACCTGACCTTTCCCGAGTGAGCAGCGGCTGGATAGACGGCAAAAATTTCCTGTGTTTTAGCTATCTGGTTAACCCtcgttgaattgcgaaagcaagagctgcatggctacgcttcttctggcgtctcttgagcgcATTGTCTCTTCCTCGCATCGTTCTGTCGTtgttgcgtctctttcgcgctTTCCATAACGACTAAGTACCCCAGGACACCTATTAAATACAGTGAGGCgaagcgcgcatatatatatatatatatatatatatatatatatatatcatcagcctggttacgcccactgcagggcgaaggcttctcccatacttctccaactaccccggtcatgtactaattgtggccatgttgtccctccaaacttcctaatctcatctgcccaccaaCCTTTGTGtagcgccctgctacgcttcccttcctttggaatccagtccctaatCCTTattgaccatcgattatcttccctcctcattacatgtcctgcccatgcccatttctttttcttgatttcagctaagatgtctttaacgcgcgtttgttccctcacccaatctgctcttttcttatccctcaacgttacacctatcattcttctttccatagctcgttgcgtcgttctcaatttaagtacaacccttttcgtaagcctccaggtttctgccccgtacgtgagtactggtaagacacagctgttatacacttttctcttgagggataatggcaacctgctgttcatgctctgagaatgcttgccaaacgcaccacagcccattcttactcttctgattatttcagtctaatgatccgtatccgccgtcactacctgctctaagtagatgtgttcccttaccacttccagtgcctcgctacctattgtaaactgctgttctcttcagagactgttaaacattactttagttttctgcagattaatttttagacccacccttctgctttgcctctccaggtcagtgagcatgcattgcaattggtctcctgagttactaagcaaggcaatatcatcagcgaatcgcaagttactaaggaattctccattaaattttatccccaattcttcccaatccaggtctctgaatacctcctctaaacacgctgtgaatagcattggagagatcgtatctccctgcctgacgcctttctttattgggattttgttgctttctttatggagtactacagtggctgtggagccgctatagatatgtttcagtatttttacatacggctcgtctacaccctgattccgtaatgtatccatgactgctgaggtttcgactgaatcaaac
Protein-coding sequences here:
- the LOC142579640 gene encoding proteasome inhibitor PI31 subunit-like yields the protein MSSTGESVPESCVEKYFGLELLFKSCRDTLKSKSDALVLLAHYLLVRSGKRCHGIGEQWTQGSKGTELLPDKWNDNQSLYTLRYASIQGSERYVLKVIPSGGFLLVNVLNVRKERTASTNVTMNKFASGKFDELSRAYKSLDDLISKLNTEVVSVLDTIDSTTQASSSREASRMVSQENNPLHIPSRQPGIEWSPLQEVPRVGQRDLNPFYQGPPGGGMLMDPRQLPRPHHSDPGVGIPGIPRGSIPPGARFDPFGPPRPDAPGTANPRFAGPNPDHLRPPPDYDDMFS